From Excalfactoria chinensis isolate bCotChi1 chromosome 4, bCotChi1.hap2, whole genome shotgun sequence, one genomic window encodes:
- the CRACD gene encoding capping protein-inhibiting regulator of actin dynamics isoform X3, translated as MGSRAFSHDSIFIPDGRTESEQAIQAMSQENVLGKVKTLQQQLAKNIKFGQPPQMTVSGRTMGEANASVEEDVFLGSLMEIDSQQDTALSESGNKSADTPDLLRPLNLPGAGQMEEKVTPVKSSRPKRQFSCSGTIETINLDAVPQAVARLDNSAAKHKLSVKPKKQRMSRKHKRLTKGSQSLTITEFEPEDLETELFVDRYPGYNGHFSADKLIQNRDEPKQLQLAEEKRIEDHWGILEAEKIRQIVEMEEQRELEEQRCQELEEQMQKEQERRDGEKESSQYLLEGEISLKIEVQTCQEEERELLEAVKRQEPEDQSCQELEEQRHRELEEQQRPEMEQQKCEEQGEQQRQELEEQKHQEWEKQERRKLEEQKHWAWDEQQGQELEEQKCQGHRQELQKQKHWEQEEQQRQKLEEQKCQEQEQQRQKMEEQMHWELEEQKRQELEEQKHQECEEQRQKELEEQESLELEELRQHENEKWCQKEEERNQLEEQKELVEQNKEEKQRQEVKEEELPEAEIKLKQEKEVEGPTQQKKEEEEMQHVKERGKTEEEQPQKLLEKKQKREEPRKHKLIKQMHLESTDIVQQDELKQQKEQEWNKLEEQKIDTEGQNVHWKQQEKSLEQQNDKNELCSGGADRNPADDKLQERPRPQKVKQPEKGNKTAEEILAQKLKREVDAQEQKRIGEELRWQEVDERQTASRPFTFQVSSGDKQIIFQKVNLSPVMPAKGAGDSSPSIKDSRMHASSKGSHTLPSSVCVPHTAILVTGAQLCGTAVNLNQIKDTACKSLLGLTEEKKNVDIPSPEKAQKKSPGPKPSISKMKYTQEALDQATLAEWASIRSRILKNKENGKYNEKDRVNVCRHSDDWTPRGRGSPHGNLRKTLSANAKFSITPAWQKFSEASKTNSVTENVSAAKGSEKVAAGRNTGSSTDANEDVVSTFKDNLSEVAKEKTETHSEIMDNTEGCKFAKDLPSFLVPSFPRSPGKELPQSELPGALENQQSNSTKKTDKPAPNGEENVSPFGIKLRRTNYSLRFHYDQQAEQRKKKRYSAGDSFDGVPDPLLTTEGEKESAVFAPQESTSPGTGKANVHGNLKDSKDSSVTVSEISQPVCTPLPATSQSALPPHEKPACKSLFPQKPALAPKPASQTPPSSPLSKMNRSHLADTLGQRFVKAESDGGWRKDDRAVPPVALNESKNEEEEIREKKSFFPSLSIPWREKNDKKPEPLKKEKPVLLSRHSLDGSKLMEKVETSQPLWITLALQKQKGFREQQATREERRQAREAKQAEKLAKENAAVSNQSDNKSSSSKTSTLQKSTPQEGEKKIETAVSRLERREQLKKSNTLPTSVTVEISDSVPPTPLAKEVAKRFSTPDANPVSTEPAWLALAKRKAKAWSDCPQIIK; from the exons ATGGGCAGTCGAGCATTTTCCCATGACAGTATTTTTATACCTGATGGGAGGACAGAGAGCGAACAGGCCATCCAAGCAATGTCACAGGAGAACGTTTTAGGAAAAGTCAAAACTCTTCAG caacaGTTGGCCAAGAATATAAAATTTGGGCAGCCTCCGCAAATGACAGTTTCTGGGAGGACAATGGGGGAGGCAAATGCTAGCGTAGAAGAAGATGTGTTTCTTGGTAGCCTCATGGAGATTGACTCTCAGCAGGACACGGCACTCTCAGAGAGCGGTAATAAA TCAGCTGACACTCCAGATCTACTGAGACCACTGAATTTGCCTGGAGCAggacaaatggaagaaaag GTAACTCCAGTCAAGTCATCTCGGCCAAAAAGACAATTTTCCTGTTCCGGCACAATTGAAACCATCAATCTGGATGCAGTTCCCCAGGCGGTCGCTCGTCTGGACAACAGTGCAGCTAAACACAAGCTGTCCGTAAAGCCAAAAAAGCAGAGAATGTCCAGAAAGCACAAGAGATTAACAAAG GGATCGCAAAGCTTAACAATAACGGAGTTTGAGCCAGAGGATCTAGAGACTGAGCTGTTTGTAGACAGATACCCAGGTTATAATGGACACTTCTCTGCAGACAAGCTAATCCAGAACAGAGATGAGCCAAAGCAGCTTCAGCtggcagaggagaaaagaattgAAGATCACTGGGGGATCCTTGAAGCTGAGAAGATAAGGCAGATTGTAGAAATGGAAGAACAAAGAGAACTGGAAGAACAAAGGTGCCaagagctggaggagcagatgCAGAAAGAGCAAGAGAGAAGGGACGGTGAAAAAGAGAGTAGTCAGTATCTCCTCGAAGGAGAGATATCTTTGAAAATTGAAGTGCAAACTTGCcaggaagaggagagagaactgCTGGAGGCAGTGAAGAGGCAAGAGCCAGAGGACCAGTCATGCCAGGAACTTGAAGAGCAGAGACAcagggagctggaggagcaaCAGAGAccagagatggagcagcagAAGTGTGAGGAACAGGGTGAGCAACAGAGACAGGAACTGGAAGAACAGAAGCACCAGGAAtgggaaaaacaagagagacggaagctggaagaacagaagcaCTGGGCATGGGATGAACAGCAGGGACAGGAGCTGGAGGAACAGAAGTGTCAGGGACACAGAcaagagctgcagaagcagaaacacTGGGAACAGGAGGAGCAACAAAGACAAAAGTTGGAGGAGCAGAAATGCCAGGAACAGGAACAACAGAGACAGAAGATGGAGGAACAGATGCACTGGGAActggaggagcagaagaggcAAGAGCTAGAGGAGCAAAAGCACCAGGAATGCGAAGAGCAgaggcagaaggagctggaggagcaggaaaGTCTAGAGCTGGAAGAACTAAGGCAACACGAGAACGAAAAATGGTgtcagaaggaagaggaaagaaatcagCTGGAGGAACAAAAAGAACTAGTGGagcaaaataaggaagaaaaacagagacaagaggtaaaagaggaagagcttccagaagctgaaataaaactgaagcaagAGAAAGAGGTTGAGGGTCCCACCcaacagaagaaagaggaggaggaaatgcagcatgtgaaggaaagaggaaagacagaGGAAGAGCAACCCCAAAAGCTActggagaagaaacagaagcgGGAAGAACCGAGAAAACATAAACTAATCAAACAAATGCACTTAGAAAGTACGGACATTGTGCAACAAGATGAACTGAAGCAGCAAAAGGAACAAGAGTGGAACAAACTGGAAGAGCAGAAAATTGACACAGAAGGGCAAAATGTTCATtggaaacaacaggaaaaatccTTGGAGCAGCAAAATGACAAGAATGAGCTGTGTTCTGGGGGGGCTGATAGGAATCCGGCAGATGACAAGCTCCAAGAGAGACCAAGACCCCAAAAAGTCAAACAGCCTGaaaaagggaataaaacagcagaagaaatcctGGCCCAGAAACTAAAGAGAGAAGTTGATGCTCAAGAGCAAAAGCGAATTGGGGAAGAACTTAGGTGGCAGGAGGTAGATGAAAGACAAACCGCATCCAGACCCTTCACATTTCAAGTGTCTTCTGGAGATAAACAGATCATATTTCAGAAAGTAAATCTGAGTCCAGTCATGCCTGCTAAAGGAGCAGGAGACTCTTCTCCATCCATCAAGGACAGCAGGATGCATGCGTCCAGCAAGGGCTCTCATACGCTCCCATCATCTGTGTGTGTTCCCCACACAGCTATTCTGGTTAcgggagcacagctgtgtgGCACAGCAGTTAACTTGAACCAGATAAAGGATACAGCTTGTAAATCATTGCTTGGtttaacagaagagaaaaaaaatgtggataTTCCTTCACCAGAGAAAGCCCAGAAAAAATCTCCAGGTCCCAAACCCAGcatcagcaaaatgaaatacacaCAAGAGGCATTGGACCAAGCCACGTTAGCTGAGTGGGCCTCCATCCGTTCTagaatcttaaaaaataaagaaaatggcaaaTACAATGAGAAGGACAGAGTAAATGTCTGCAGACATAGTGATGACTGGACGCCCCGAGGACGAGGTTCTCCCCATGGTAACCTGAGGAAAACCCTATCTGCAAATGCAAAGTTCTCGATAACACCAGCATGGCAGAAATTTTCAGAAGCTTCCAAAACCAATTCAGTCACTGAGAATGTAAGTGCAGCAAAAGGCAGTGAAAAAGTAGCTGCGGGAAGAAACACTGGCTCCTCCACTGATGCAAATGAGGATGTAGTATCCACTTTTAAGGATAACTTATCTGAAGTGgctaaagagaaaacagaaacccACAGTGAAATTATGGACAACACAGAGGGTTGTAAGTTTGCAAAAGATCTTCCATCTTTCCTTGTTCCAAGTTTTCCTCGTTCTCCAGGTAAAGAGTTACCCCAGTCTGAACTTCCAGGTGCTCTGGAAAATCAGCAGAgtaacagcacaaaaaaaacagataaaccAGCACCGAATGGAGAAGAAAACGTTTCTCCCTTTGGGATAAAATTACGGAGGACAAATTATTCTTTACGTTTCCATTATGATcaacaggcagagcagaggaaaaagaaaagatacagtGCAGGAGATAGTTTTGATGGCGTGCCTGACCCCCTACTCACAACAGAAGGCGAAAAGGAATCTGCTGTTTTTGCTCCACAAGAGAGTACATCCCCTGGCACAGGGAAAGCAAATGTCCACGGGAATTTAAAAGACTCAAAAGATTCTTCAGTTACTGTGTCGGAGATCTCACAACCAGTGTGCACACCACTGCCAGCCACCAGCCAGAGCGCTTTACCTCCTCATGAGAAACCAGCATGCAAATCGCTGTTCCCACAGAAACCTGCTTTAGCTCCAAAGCCTGCCAGCCAGACACCTCCATCATCTCCCCTCTCGAAAATGAACCGATCGCACCTGGCTGATACACTGGGGCAGAGGTTTGTTAAGGCTGAATCGGATGGGGGTTGGAGAAAAGATGACAGAGCAGTGCCTCCGGTGGCACTGAACGAGAGcaaaaatgaagaggaagaaatcagagaaaagaAGTCATTTTTCCCATCGCTAAGTATTccctggagagagaaaaatgacaaaaagccTGAGCCATTGAAGAAAG aaaaacCAGTCCTCCTAAGCAGACACTCGTTGGATGGCTCTAAATTGATGGAAAAAGTTGAAACTTCACAACCACTATGGATCACATTAGCgctgcaaaagcagaagggatTTCGTGAGCAGCAAGCTACTAGGGAAGAGAGGAGACAAGCCAGAGAGGCAAAGCAAGCAGAGAAACTGGCAAAAGAAAAC GCTGCTGTAAGTAATCAATCAGataataaaagcagcagcagcaaaacgAGCACACTGCAGAAATCTACACCTCaagaaggggagaagaaaattGAGACGGCTGTGTCAAGACTGGAACGAagggagcagctgaagaagtCTAACACCCTTCCGACTTCTGTGACAG TGGAAATTTCAGATTCTGTTCCACCAACGCCACTGGCAAAAGAGGTGGCCAAGAGATTCTCCACACCTGATGCAAACCCCGTGTCAACAGAACCAGCCTGGCTTGCACTGgctaaaaggaaagcaaaagcctgGAGTGACTGTCCACAGATCATAAAGTAA